The Stygiolobus azoricus genome window below encodes:
- a CDS encoding M1 family metallopeptidase, whose product MEINKYEVFLDFNFKELTYKGNEKIYCKLAQGEKLPLDAVGLTIKSVKVDGKNVSFTHEKGRVLIDTNYVEDVVEVEFEGKVKERGLVGIYKAPYDGNYIISTQFESSHAREFIPCVDHPAYKASFKISVKVDKDLDVISNMPVERVYDAENGKKVVEFKETPRMSTYLLYLGIGKFEEIRDKLDDIDIIVATVPGKVSKGKFALDIAKRVIDFYNNYFGIKYQLPKEHLIAVPEFAFGAMENWGAITFRETALLADENSSFAQKRGVASVVAHELAHQWFGNLVTMKWWDDLWLNESFATFMSYKAVDALFPNWDFWAKFLTDETSGAMFRDSLSTTHPIETHVETPEEAEQIFDDISYGKGASILRMMEAYIGKEAFQKGIQYYLQKYKFSNATGSDFWSSLEVGSGQPVSEIVKDWITKDGYPLIQVTVEDKRIKLTQERFTLTKGTPRVYTIPITLEVNGKKSTFLMKDQSATIDIGEDVKSLKLNIDRTGFYRVMYDDVSLFFESNPNHLERWGLLDDYYNMLLAGKVEYKTYENVVRSLMSDDNYLVVDEIRGELFGLWSINTSKYTLIHEFLELQTPHWVSKKDENSRRIYGNLLRTYAYVDNKFALGLAVAFEGYDSLDSNIKEAVATAYAIAYGEEAYDELLKKYRSEKFDEEKIRLLNAMLSFREPYLVVNTLSLGLTGEIKRQDTARILPVVARNPYTRFAVWKWLETYMDYLRSIYEGTAILGRSLRGAIPYLGVSVKEVEDYFSSRKFSDIQVEIDTALEILRVLRRVA is encoded by the coding sequence ATGGAAATAAATAAGTACGAAGTATTTTTAGATTTTAACTTTAAAGAGCTAACTTATAAGGGTAACGAGAAGATTTACTGCAAGTTAGCTCAAGGAGAAAAGCTCCCGCTCGATGCTGTAGGTTTAACGATAAAATCTGTCAAGGTTGACGGAAAAAATGTCTCTTTTACTCATGAAAAGGGTAGGGTCTTAATTGACACAAACTATGTGGAAGATGTAGTTGAGGTGGAGTTTGAAGGGAAGGTGAAGGAGAGGGGTCTAGTTGGTATATACAAAGCCCCTTATGATGGCAATTACATAATATCGACTCAGTTTGAATCAAGCCACGCTAGAGAGTTTATACCTTGTGTAGATCACCCTGCATATAAAGCGAGTTTTAAGATTTCTGTGAAAGTTGACAAAGACCTAGACGTTATATCAAACATGCCCGTTGAGAGAGTATATGACGCTGAGAACGGTAAGAAAGTTGTAGAATTTAAAGAGACACCCAGAATGTCAACTTACTTGCTGTACTTAGGAATAGGTAAGTTTGAGGAGATAAGAGATAAACTAGATGATATAGACATCATAGTAGCTACGGTACCAGGTAAGGTAAGCAAGGGTAAGTTTGCACTCGATATAGCTAAGAGGGTAATTGACTTCTACAATAATTATTTCGGGATAAAGTACCAGTTACCAAAAGAACATTTGATAGCAGTACCCGAGTTCGCCTTCGGAGCTATGGAAAATTGGGGTGCGATAACTTTCAGAGAAACAGCACTATTAGCAGACGAGAACTCCTCTTTTGCACAGAAAAGAGGAGTTGCCAGTGTTGTTGCTCATGAACTAGCTCACCAATGGTTCGGGAACTTAGTGACTATGAAGTGGTGGGACGACTTATGGTTGAACGAGAGTTTTGCAACATTTATGAGCTATAAAGCTGTAGACGCATTATTCCCGAACTGGGACTTCTGGGCTAAGTTCTTAACGGATGAGACAAGCGGAGCTATGTTCAGGGACTCCCTCTCCACGACTCATCCCATAGAGACTCATGTTGAGACACCTGAAGAGGCGGAACAGATTTTCGATGATATAAGTTACGGAAAGGGAGCAAGTATACTCAGGATGATGGAGGCTTATATTGGTAAAGAGGCTTTCCAAAAGGGTATTCAGTACTACCTTCAGAAGTATAAGTTCTCAAATGCTACCGGTAGTGATTTCTGGAGTAGCTTAGAGGTAGGTTCGGGACAACCTGTGAGTGAAATAGTAAAGGACTGGATTACAAAAGACGGGTACCCGTTAATTCAAGTTACAGTAGAGGATAAGAGAATTAAACTTACGCAGGAGAGGTTTACCCTAACTAAAGGGACACCCAGAGTTTACACAATACCCATAACTCTTGAAGTTAACGGTAAAAAGTCTACCTTCTTGATGAAGGATCAGAGTGCAACTATTGATATCGGGGAAGACGTAAAATCATTGAAGTTAAACATTGACAGAACCGGTTTTTATCGTGTAATGTATGACGATGTAAGTTTATTCTTCGAGTCCAACCCCAACCATCTGGAGAGATGGGGATTGTTAGATGACTATTATAACATGTTATTGGCTGGAAAAGTTGAATATAAGACATATGAAAATGTAGTGAGGAGTTTAATGAGTGACGATAACTACTTAGTAGTCGATGAGATCAGAGGAGAACTATTCGGGCTGTGGAGTATAAACACGTCTAAATATACGTTGATACACGAGTTCTTAGAGTTGCAGACTCCACATTGGGTGAGTAAAAAAGACGAAAACTCAAGAAGGATTTACGGTAACTTGTTAAGAACATATGCTTACGTAGATAACAAGTTCGCTCTAGGTTTAGCTGTTGCCTTTGAGGGGTACGATAGTCTTGACTCTAACATTAAGGAAGCTGTAGCTACTGCGTATGCAATAGCATACGGTGAAGAGGCATATGATGAATTGTTGAAGAAGTATAGAAGTGAAAAGTTCGATGAAGAGAAAATTAGATTACTAAATGCGATGTTGAGTTTCAGAGAGCCTTATCTCGTAGTAAACACTTTAAGTTTAGGTCTCACCGGTGAAATTAAACGGCAAGATACAGCGAGGATATTACCGGTGGTTGCCAGAAATCCGTACACGAGGTTTGCAGTGTGGAAGTGGCTAGAGACTTACATGGACTATCTTAGAAGCATTTATGAAGGGACAGCAATTCTGGGTAGGTCTCTTAGAGGAGCAATACCTTACTTGGGCGTAAGTGTGAAAGAGGTAGAAGATTATTTCTCAAGTAGGAAGTTTAGTGATATACAAGTAGAAATAGACACCGCACTAGAAATACTCAGAGTTTTAAGAAGGGTTGCTTAA